The proteins below are encoded in one region of Polynucleobacter sp. AP-Nino-20-G2:
- a CDS encoding OsmC family protein yields MGESPSVRLVQQSDYQFSIYYNEERDPIFGDEPPPLGRSQGATPSQFLLAGVANCLSDSLLFALRKFKQNPEPIETKASCEIGRNDQNRLRILKIDVEIRVGVPGETLENLDRVLAQFQDFCTVSSSVSLGIPVNVTVIDSQDKLLYPAV; encoded by the coding sequence ATGGGCGAGTCTCCATCAGTAAGGTTAGTTCAACAAAGTGACTATCAATTTTCAATCTATTACAACGAAGAGCGGGATCCGATTTTTGGCGATGAGCCACCACCCTTGGGCAGATCTCAGGGCGCTACTCCCTCACAGTTCTTGTTAGCGGGCGTAGCCAATTGCTTATCAGACTCGCTGTTATTTGCTCTCAGAAAATTTAAGCAGAATCCCGAACCAATCGAGACTAAAGCGAGTTGCGAAATCGGTAGAAATGATCAGAACCGTTTACGCATTTTGAAGATCGACGTTGAAATTCGGGTTGGAGTGCCTGGTGAGACTTTGGAAAATCTAGATCGGGTGTTGGCACAGTTTCAGGATTTCTGTACCGTCTCTTCCAGCGTGAGCTTGGGTATTCCAGTCAATGTCACGGTAATCGACAGTCAGGATAAGTTGCTATATCCTGCGGTTTAA
- a CDS encoding disulfide bond formation protein B, which yields MNQAKYLSLSLLSLGLVIFAVVLQQVGYQGVSFLPCPLCILQRVGYLAIAIFCFIAAGFDPLNPLRKVFHVLAAAAAAYGLSVATRQVWLLSHPESSCGIDPLETWINQFQLAKGLPWLFKADGLCSAKLPAILGLQVPEWSLFWFAFFLLVLAVSFFKKTTK from the coding sequence ATGAATCAAGCCAAATACCTTTCCCTCTCCCTCCTTAGCTTGGGCTTAGTCATTTTCGCAGTCGTTCTTCAGCAAGTCGGCTATCAAGGGGTCAGCTTTCTTCCTTGCCCTCTGTGTATTTTGCAAAGAGTCGGCTACCTGGCTATCGCGATTTTTTGCTTCATAGCAGCAGGGTTTGATCCACTCAATCCATTGAGAAAAGTATTCCATGTCTTGGCAGCCGCTGCTGCAGCTTACGGACTATCTGTAGCGACGCGTCAAGTTTGGCTGCTATCGCACCCAGAGAGCTCTTGCGGAATTGACCCGCTTGAGACCTGGATCAATCAATTTCAGTTGGCCAAGGGCTTGCCTTGGTTATTCAAAGCCGACGGCCTATGTTCCGCCAAGCTACCAGCTATTCTAGGTTTGCAGGTTCCGGAATGGTCTCTGTTTTGGTTTGCATTTTTTCTGCTGGTATTGGCAGTAAGCTTCTTTAAGAAAACTACTAAATAA
- a CDS encoding isoprenylcysteine carboxylmethyltransferase family protein yields MSALSNKTVLQRGAFYVLIQGILIGLILFGPQGSYFISAQSLKTILHACGISIGLLACLIMLVAVINLGKNLTPLPYPKDDAQFVQSGLYRYVRHPIYFGVLLAAIAWLLIFPGIYVLAYVLGLFFLFNVKASREEVWLIERFPVYVDYQSRVKKLIPGLY; encoded by the coding sequence ATGAGCGCTTTGTCCAATAAGACTGTATTGCAACGAGGTGCTTTCTACGTGCTGATTCAAGGTATTTTGATAGGCCTAATACTCTTTGGTCCCCAGGGGTCTTATTTCATTAGCGCGCAGTCGCTAAAAACCATTCTTCATGCCTGTGGTATTTCAATTGGTTTATTGGCCTGCTTAATCATGTTGGTCGCAGTGATCAACTTGGGGAAAAATCTGACCCCGCTGCCATACCCAAAAGATGATGCCCAATTCGTGCAATCGGGTTTATATCGTTATGTGCGCCACCCCATCTACTTTGGAGTCCTTCTGGCCGCTATCGCTTGGCTATTGATCTTTCCAGGTATTTACGTGCTGGCATATGTCCTCGGCTTATTTTTCTTATTTAATGTGAAGGCCAGTCGAGAGGAAGTTTGGCTAATTGAGCGCTTTCCAGTGTATGTAGATTACCAATCCAGGGTGAAGAAGTTAATTCCAGGGCTGTATTGA